In a single window of the Gammaproteobacteria bacterium genome:
- a CDS encoding 16S rRNA (uracil(1498)-N(3))-methyltransferase → MAKHRLYIAAKLSSNSTTSLDASTTHYVLNVLRLRNGCEIEAFDGEGHAYHSMLDVSGKRSAQLTIGNETTTDRESPLHIELLQVLSRGEKMDWVIQKAVELGVTSIRPLTSERCNVKLDAKRARSRLNHWQAIISNACEQCGRNRLPQLHALTDIINISKNAAITSDHRWLLHPEAKQTLATETVTENASISILIGPEGGLSDGEIHMLNNAGFQPKQFGPRILRTETAAIAAISAIQSRWGDM, encoded by the coding sequence GTGGCCAAACACAGACTTTATATCGCGGCAAAACTTAGCAGCAACTCAACGACATCGTTAGATGCGTCCACCACACATTATGTGCTCAACGTTTTGCGCCTGCGTAATGGCTGTGAAATTGAGGCCTTTGATGGCGAAGGCCATGCTTATCATTCAATGCTAGATGTCAGCGGCAAACGTAGCGCGCAATTAACAATAGGCAACGAAACCACCACTGATCGTGAATCGCCGCTACACATTGAACTATTACAAGTTCTATCGCGTGGCGAAAAAATGGATTGGGTCATTCAAAAAGCCGTTGAGCTAGGCGTCACTTCCATTCGTCCACTTACTAGTGAACGCTGTAACGTTAAGCTTGACGCTAAGCGCGCGCGCAGTCGCCTTAATCATTGGCAAGCTATAATAAGTAATGCCTGCGAGCAATGTGGCCGTAATCGACTACCGCAATTACATGCGTTAACAGACATAATAAATATTTCAAAGAACGCTGCCATCACATCCGATCATCGATGGCTATTACACCCTGAAGCAAAGCAAACACTGGCTACAGAGACCGTTACTGAAAATGCATCTATCAGTATTTTAATCGGGCCAGAAGGTGGCTTGAGCGACGGTGAAATTCATATGCTCAACAACGCAGGGTTTCAACCCAAGCAATTTGGGCCACGTATCTTGCGCACCGAAACCGCTGCCATTGCTGCTATCTCAGCCATTCAAAGTCGTTGGGGCGACATGTGA
- the metF gene encoding methylenetetrahydrofolate reductase [NAD(P)H] — MENDQRTISFEFFPPKNAQAAERLAQTSATLAELAPEFFSVTFGAGGSTRDNTLECVSNISSATGIDVAPHLSCIGSTESSIRELLEVYQSKGVKRIVALRGDMPSGMRDPGEFNYANELVEFIRKTTGDHFHIEVAAYPEFHPQARSAQEDITNFKRKVDAGADSALTQYFFNADAYFRLLDDCSAANINIPIVPGIMPITNYTQLARFSDACGAEIPRWIRRRLEGFGDDMESLRDFGTDIITELCGTLLEGDAPGLHFYTMNQTKATLAIWRQLQG, encoded by the coding sequence GTGGAAAACGATCAACGCACTATTAGCTTCGAATTTTTTCCACCGAAAAATGCGCAAGCCGCCGAACGGCTTGCGCAAACCAGTGCAACCCTGGCAGAGTTAGCCCCTGAGTTCTTCTCAGTTACCTTTGGTGCTGGCGGTAGCACCCGCGACAATACCCTTGAATGCGTATCAAACATTAGCAGCGCCACTGGCATTGATGTAGCCCCTCACCTCTCTTGTATTGGTTCAACCGAAAGCAGTATTCGCGAGCTCTTGGAGGTATATCAAAGTAAAGGGGTAAAACGTATCGTCGCATTGCGTGGCGATATGCCATCAGGCATGCGCGATCCAGGCGAGTTCAATTATGCCAATGAATTAGTCGAATTCATCCGCAAAACAACCGGCGATCATTTTCACATCGAAGTCGCCGCCTATCCTGAGTTTCATCCGCAAGCACGGTCTGCTCAAGAGGATATAACCAATTTTAAACGCAAAGTTGACGCCGGCGCCGACAGTGCCTTAACACAATATTTTTTCAATGCCGATGCCTATTTTCGCTTGCTCGACGATTGCAGCGCAGCAAACATTAACATCCCCATTGTTCCCGGCATCATGCCCATTACTAACTATACTCAGTTGGCACGGTTTTCCGATGCTTGCGGCGCTGAAATCCCGCGCTGGATACGTCGTCGCCTTGAGGGCTTTGGCGATGACATGGAATCTCTACGTGATTTTGGTACCGATATTATCACTGAGCTCTGCGGCACACTGCTTGAGGGCGATGCGCCAGGGCTACATTTTTATACCATGAACCAAACTAAAGCAACGCTGGCAATCTGGCGGCAACTACAAGGTTAG
- a CDS encoding adenosylhomocysteinase has product MSLAAPIENLSPDYKVADMSLADWGRKEINIAESEMPGLMALRKEYSVEKPLKGARIAGCLHMTIQTAVLIETLLDLGAEVRWSSCNIFSTQDHAAAAMAAANIPVFAWKGETDEEFWWCIEQSIFGPDNWRPNLILDDGGDLTILMHEKYGELLKDVKGLSEETTTGVHRLYNMMRDGSLKVPAFNVNDSVTKSKFDNLYGCRESLVDSIKRATDVMIAGKVAVVLGYGDVGKGSAQSLRGLGATVWITEIDPICALQAAMEGYRVVTMDEACSQANIFVTTTGNVDIITHEHMKQMKDQAIVCNIGHFDSEIAVASLKQYTWENIKPQVDHIIFPDGKRIILLAEGRLVNLGCGTGHPSFVMSNSFTNQVLAQIELWNNTDNYENKVYVLPKKLDEKVARLHLKQVGANLTELTDEQAKYIDVDKDGPYKPKHYRY; this is encoded by the coding sequence ATGAGTCTTGCCGCACCAATAGAAAACCTGAGCCCTGATTACAAAGTCGCTGACATGTCGTTGGCGGATTGGGGGCGCAAAGAAATCAATATTGCTGAAAGCGAAATGCCTGGATTGATGGCACTGCGTAAAGAATATAGTGTAGAAAAACCATTAAAAGGCGCGCGTATCGCTGGCTGCCTGCACATGACCATTCAAACTGCGGTATTAATCGAAACACTGCTTGATCTTGGCGCAGAAGTACGCTGGTCATCGTGTAATATTTTCTCTACTCAAGATCATGCTGCCGCAGCCATGGCCGCCGCCAACATTCCTGTCTTTGCCTGGAAAGGCGAGACCGATGAAGAGTTCTGGTGGTGCATAGAACAAAGCATTTTTGGCCCCGACAATTGGCGACCCAATTTGATTCTCGATGACGGTGGCGACCTCACCATACTCATGCATGAGAAATACGGCGAACTGCTCAAGGATGTCAAAGGCCTGTCTGAAGAAACCACCACCGGTGTTCATCGCCTCTATAATATGATGCGTGATGGCTCGTTAAAAGTGCCTGCGTTTAACGTTAACGACTCAGTCACCAAATCGAAATTCGACAACCTCTATGGTTGCCGCGAATCTTTGGTAGACAGCATCAAACGTGCAACCGATGTCATGATCGCCGGTAAAGTTGCCGTGGTTTTAGGCTACGGCGATGTCGGCAAGGGCAGCGCGCAATCCCTGCGCGGCCTCGGCGCCACCGTATGGATTACCGAGATCGACCCTATCTGTGCGCTACAAGCTGCAATGGAAGGCTATCGTGTCGTGACAATGGATGAAGCTTGTTCACAAGCGAATATCTTTGTCACCACCACCGGTAACGTTGACATCATTACCCATGAGCACATGAAACAAATGAAAGATCAGGCCATCGTTTGCAATATTGGCCATTTTGATTCTGAAATTGCCGTCGCCTCATTGAAACAATACACATGGGAAAACATCAAACCCCAGGTCGACCATATTATCTTCCCTGACGGCAAACGCATTATTTTATTGGCTGAGGGACGCTTAGTGAACCTTGGCTGCGGCACCGGTCACCCAAGCTTTGTTATGTCCAACTCGTTCACTAACCAGGTGCTAGCGCAGATTGAATTGTGGAACAACACCGATAATTACGAAAACAAAGTCTATGTCTTGCCGAAGAAGCTGGATGAGAAAGTCGCACGCCTGCACCTAAAACAAGTTGGCGCAAACCTCACCGAACTCACCGATGAACAGGCCAAATATATTGACGTAGACAAAGACGGCCCGTATAAACCAAAGCATTATCGTTATTAA
- a CDS encoding methionine adenosyltransferase, whose protein sequence is MSHNTLFTSESVSEGHPDKIADQISDAVLDALLTQDPAARVACETLVKTGMVLIAGEITTNAWVDLEEIVRTTVKEIGYNSSEMGFDWESCAVLNGIGKQSPDIAMGVDEGEDGEQGAGDQGLMFGYASNETDVLMPAPITYAHRLVRRQAEVRKNGTLPWLRPDAKSQLTFRYENNTPVGIDTVVLSTQHNPEIDNDTLHEAVMEEIIKPVLPAKWLSKTTKIHINPTGRFVIGGPVGDCGLTGRKIIVDTYGGMARHGGGAFSGKDPSKVDRSAAYAGRYVAKNLVAAGLADRCEIQISYAIGVAEPTSISIDTFGTGKISDQKIVALVKQHFDLRPRGLIKMLDLLKPIYTATASYGHFGREEAGFSWEKTDKADALSNAAGINS, encoded by the coding sequence ATGTCGCACAACACTCTTTTTACCTCTGAGTCCGTCTCTGAGGGTCACCCCGACAAAATCGCCGACCAAATCTCGGATGCTGTGCTGGACGCATTGCTGACCCAGGATCCCGCCGCACGCGTTGCCTGCGAGACTCTGGTAAAAACCGGCATGGTCTTGATTGCTGGTGAAATCACTACCAATGCCTGGGTTGACCTCGAAGAGATCGTGCGTACCACAGTAAAGGAAATTGGCTACAACAGTTCTGAGATGGGCTTTGACTGGGAGTCTTGCGCGGTATTGAATGGTATTGGCAAACAATCCCCCGATATTGCCATGGGGGTTGATGAAGGCGAAGATGGCGAGCAAGGCGCCGGTGACCAGGGTCTGATGTTTGGCTATGCCAGCAACGAGACAGATGTCTTGATGCCAGCGCCCATTACGTATGCTCACCGCCTAGTTAGACGTCAGGCTGAGGTGAGAAAAAACGGCACGCTACCTTGGCTACGTCCCGACGCCAAAAGCCAGCTCACTTTCCGTTATGAAAACAATACGCCTGTTGGCATTGATACCGTTGTGTTGTCAACACAGCACAACCCTGAAATCGACAACGACACGCTACATGAAGCGGTGATGGAAGAGATCATCAAACCGGTTTTACCCGCCAAATGGTTGAGTAAAACCACCAAAATTCATATTAATCCAACCGGTCGCTTCGTTATTGGTGGCCCGGTCGGTGACTGCGGGCTGACTGGCCGCAAAATCATTGTTGACACCTATGGCGGCATGGCACGCCATGGCGGCGGTGCCTTTTCTGGTAAAGACCCTAGCAAAGTCGACCGTTCGGCTGCCTATGCTGGCCGTTATGTTGCTAAAAATCTGGTAGCAGCCGGGCTTGCCGATCGCTGTGAAATCCAGATCTCCTACGCCATCGGCGTCGCCGAACCCACCTCGATCAGTATCGACACCTTCGGTACTGGTAAAATAAGCGATCAAAAAATTGTTGCGCTGGTAAAACAACATTTTGATCTGCGCCCACGTGGCCTGATAAAAATGCTCGATCTGCTTAAGCCTATTTACACGGCCACGGCCAGTTACGGCCATTTTGGCCGTGAAGAAGCGGGCTTTTCCTGGGAAAAGACAGATAAAGCTGATGCACTCAGCAACGCCGCAGGCATTAACAGCTAA
- the tkt gene encoding transketolase — translation MPSRTDLANAIRALSMDAVQKANSGHPGMPMGMADIAEVLWNDYLRHNPANPHWDNRDRFILSNGHGSMLHYSLLHLSGYDLPVDELKQFRQMHSKTPGHPEYGYTDGVETTTGPLGQGLTNAVGMAIAEKVMAARFNTDSYKIVDHFTYVFLGDGCLMEGISHEACSLAGTLGLGKLIAFYDDNGISIDGDVEGWFTDDSVKRFEAYGWHVIADVDGHDPDALHMAIRNARAEPDKPTMICCKTVIGQGSPNKAGGHECHGAALGDEEIALTRKNIGWPHAPFEIPDDIYAGWDAKKTGADLEGDWDAQFAKYENAYPELAIEYKRRMAGELPADWADKAAAYVSDVNAKAAKIATRQASQKAIEAFAPMLPELLGGSADLAPSNLTMWSGSKSMTAAADGDANYIHYGVREFAMSAIMNGIVIHGGFIPYGATFLVFSDYARNAMRMAALMKIQSIFVFTHDSIGLGEDGPTHQPVEHVSSLRIIPGMHVWRPCDAVESAVSWKVAIESKNQPSTLVFSRQGLPHQPRNDAQIANIEKGGYILLEGGANPDAIIIATGSEIELAVEAAKAMSGKNIRVVSIPCLEIFEAQDAAYKESVLPRAVTARVAVEAGVPHIWKGYVGFGGKVIGMTTFGESAPASDLFKHFGFTVDNVVAAVNDVLA, via the coding sequence ATGCCCTCTCGGACTGACTTGGCCAATGCGATTCGTGCATTGAGCATGGATGCCGTACAAAAAGCGAATTCTGGACACCCTGGTATGCCTATGGGAATGGCGGATATCGCCGAAGTGTTGTGGAATGATTATTTGCGCCACAACCCGGCCAACCCTCATTGGGACAACCGCGACCGCTTTATTTTGTCGAATGGTCACGGTTCCATGTTGCATTATTCTCTACTGCATCTGTCGGGTTACGACCTGCCTGTTGATGAACTTAAGCAGTTTCGTCAAATGCATTCAAAAACACCCGGCCACCCGGAATATGGCTATACAGACGGCGTTGAAACCACGACCGGGCCGCTAGGCCAGGGTTTGACTAATGCGGTCGGTATGGCGATTGCCGAAAAAGTAATGGCAGCGCGTTTTAATACCGATTCTTATAAGATTGTTGATCACTTTACCTATGTCTTTTTAGGTGATGGTTGCTTAATGGAAGGTATTTCGCATGAGGCCTGCTCGCTAGCCGGTACCTTAGGCTTAGGTAAATTGATTGCTTTCTATGACGACAATGGTATTTCTATTGATGGCGATGTCGAAGGTTGGTTTACCGATGACTCAGTCAAGCGCTTTGAAGCCTACGGTTGGCATGTTATTGCCGATGTTGATGGCCATGACCCCGATGCGCTACATATGGCGATACGTAATGCCCGTGCCGAGCCTGATAAACCAACAATGATCTGTTGTAAGACGGTGATTGGTCAGGGTTCGCCCAATAAAGCCGGTGGCCATGAGTGTCATGGTGCGGCGCTGGGTGATGAAGAAATTGCACTGACGCGCAAAAATATCGGTTGGCCGCATGCGCCGTTTGAAATTCCAGACGATATCTACGCAGGCTGGGATGCCAAGAAAACGGGTGCCGACCTGGAAGGCGATTGGGATGCCCAGTTTGCCAAATATGAAAACGCCTATCCTGAGCTGGCGATCGAATATAAACGTCGTATGGCAGGGGAATTGCCAGCTGATTGGGCAGATAAAGCGGCGGCTTATGTTAGTGATGTTAACGCTAAAGCTGCAAAAATTGCGACCCGTCAAGCGTCACAAAAAGCGATTGAAGCGTTTGCGCCAATGTTGCCGGAGTTGTTAGGTGGCTCAGCTGATTTGGCGCCTTCTAATTTGACCATGTGGTCAGGCTCCAAGAGCATGACAGCGGCAGCCGATGGCGACGCTAACTATATTCACTACGGTGTGCGTGAGTTTGCCATGTCGGCGATTATGAATGGCATTGTTATTCACGGTGGGTTTATCCCGTATGGCGCTACGTTCCTTGTTTTTTCTGATTATGCCCGCAATGCAATGCGCATGGCAGCGTTGATGAAAATTCAAAGTATCTTTGTTTTTACCCATGACTCGATTGGTTTGGGTGAAGATGGCCCGACTCACCAGCCAGTTGAGCATGTCAGCTCATTGCGTATTATTCCTGGTATGCATGTTTGGCGCCCGTGTGATGCGGTCGAGTCTGCTGTCAGTTGGAAAGTGGCAATTGAGAGCAAGAATCAGCCAAGTACCTTGGTATTTTCACGTCAGGGCTTGCCGCATCAGCCGCGTAATGATGCGCAAATTGCCAATATCGAAAAAGGCGGTTATATCTTGTTAGAGGGTGGTGCCAATCCCGATGCGATTATTATCGCTACCGGTTCTGAGATCGAGCTTGCCGTTGAGGCGGCCAAGGCAATGTCAGGCAAGAATATCCGCGTAGTCTCTATTCCGTGCCTAGAGATTTTTGAAGCGCAAGATGCCGCCTATAAGGAATCAGTATTACCCCGCGCGGTGACTGCTCGTGTTGCGGTTGAAGCCGGTGTACCTCACATTTGGAAAGGCTATGTCGGTTTTGGCGGGAAAGTGATTGGCATGACCACCTTCGGTGAATCTGCACCAGCTAGCGATTTGTTTAAACATTTTGGTTTTACTGTAGATAATGTTGTTGCCGCAGTCAACGATGTGCTGGCTTAG